One Helianthus annuus cultivar XRQ/B chromosome 12, HanXRQr2.0-SUNRISE, whole genome shotgun sequence genomic region harbors:
- the LOC110892565 gene encoding uncharacterized protein LOC110892565 — MEYVKVNANGRSGGLISMWSTGAFKKDMEVTNQNFILVKGKVTGEEDDMVVVNVYAPTIQSNRRQLWDELLELKQSIHGRWILLGDFNEVRYPEDRFNSQFDAGGALCFNNFIMNAGLQEYNMGGKRFTYMSGDGRNLSKIDRVLVCGEFVMRWPDATLLALNRDVPDHCPLVLTTIGNNFGPTPFRIFHSWMEASGFDEAIKKGLNVVVESNFKDECMASKLKAIKEELKKWRISEKAKEEEQLAIANENIQKLESVAETRPLTDQEIGTWQGYKKMVKDWQIAKTKDLMQQSRIKWIALGDENSTFFHAVVNSHKIRNKVNGLWIDGVWVTEANVIKERFMVAFKEKFKEPVHTRPRIGMEGFKRLSDNESSELIVQFKEEEVRKAIWECGGDKAPGPDGVTFSVIKNIGKS; from the coding sequence ATGGAGTATGTTAAAGTGAATGCGAACGGGAGATCTGGGGGGTTGATATCAATGTGGAGTACAGGAGCATTTAAAAAAGATATGGAGGTGACAAATCAAAACTTTATTCTAGTAAAAGGCAAAGTAACAGGTGAAGAAGATGACATGGTGGTGGTGAATGTTTATGCCCCAACAATTCAAAGTAACAGAAGACAATTGTGGGACGAATTATTGGAGCTGAAACAGTCAATTCATGGAAGATGGATCCTTTTAGGAGACTTCAATGAGGTACGCTACCCTGAAGATAGATTTAATTCACAGTTTGATGCGGGGGGAGCATTATGTTTTAACAATTTTATTATGAACGCCGGGTTACAAGAATATAATATGGGAGGAAAAAGATTCACTTATATGTCGGGGGATGGAAGAAACCTCAGTAAAATTGATAGAGTCTTAGTATGTGGGGAATTTGTTATGAGATGGCCAGATGCTACTTTATTGGCTCTAAACAGAGACGTGCCGGACCACTGTCCATTGGTCCTAACAACAATCGGTAATAATTTTGGACCAACCCCTTTTCGGATTTTTCATAGTTGGATGGAGGCCAGCGGTTTTGACGAAGCAATTAAAAAGGGTTTGAATGTGGTTGTTGAATCAAACTTCAAAGATGAATGTATGGCGAGTAAACTCAAAGCAATAAAAGAGGAATTGAAAAAATGGAGAATCAGTGAGAAAGCAAAGGAAGAAGAACAGTTGGCTATCGCAAATGAAAACATTCAGAAGCTGGAATCAGTGGCGGAAACAAGGCCGCTCACTGATCAGGAGATTGGTACTTGGCAGGGGTATAAGAAAATGGTAAAAGATTGGCAAATAGCAAAAACAAAGGACCTGATGCAACAATCAAGAATAAAATGGATCGCCTTGGGTGATGAGAATTCAACTTTCTTTCATGCCGTGGTAAACAGTCATAAGATTAGGAACAAAGTGAATGGATTATGGATTGATGGGGTGTGGGTTACAGAAGCTAATGTTATAAAGGAGAGGTTTATGGTAGCCTTTAAGGAGAAATTTAAAGAACCGGTTCATACAAGACCAAGGATAGGCATGGAAGGATTTAAAAGATTGTCGGATAATGAGAGTTCGGAACTCATAGTACAGTTTAAGGAGGAGGAGGTAAGAAAAGCAATATGGGAGTGTGGTGGAGACAAAGCCCCGGGTCCTGACGGAGTAACATTTTCAGTAATAAAAAATATTGGGAAGAGCTGA